One part of the Pseudomonadota bacterium genome encodes these proteins:
- a CDS encoding putative metal-binding motif-containing protein: MEIVILGDVQTSAVELEPYTQEFAAAGGTGFYTWSISGALPDGLSFVKQGSVVSISGAPSEGSEGSYPITITLSDTLGWWPNDSVSFTLSVTLPAAEEPAAEPEPESEPEPEPEPEEEASPPAVPDGPYTLRCFWDADDVDGDGYAAAGSKSYLVGRELNNRLTCPAGYVPATGDCDDSSASIHPRRGEIAFNGVDDNCNGLTDEPAPVYPSSSSRSFETSFEMIFKLNDQAAAAVEGDLYADVEYARLRDSANAQTRSKVFVSAYTSGGSRYAKYTLDGLSTTTVYRARVRFFSRAGTSYSALGPLSPWYYTTTNGTTEKSIVRTKIVVKALKQHSDALEGKVGTLGTVDVNGTRYGADHDEWWCSEFYAWNASSWLKGVGSKTSVDALKSYFSYYDGYYTEADIGVGDRGDWVSIDGHHSTMLLAIEKNGSTNKDDWSIWTVEGNTGDSGGVPVPANNVGVKKRKVSSYVMGLGHIMSSQLL, from the coding sequence ATGGAGATAGTAATCTTAGGCGATGTGCAGACGAGCGCGGTCGAGCTGGAGCCTTACACGCAGGAGTTCGCCGCAGCAGGCGGCACAGGGTTCTACACGTGGAGCATCAGCGGTGCGCTCCCCGACGGCCTCTCGTTCGTAAAGCAGGGGAGCGTCGTGAGTATCAGCGGAGCTCCTTCGGAGGGATCCGAGGGCAGCTATCCGATCACGATAACGCTCAGCGACACCCTGGGCTGGTGGCCGAACGATTCAGTATCCTTTACTCTCTCTGTCACGCTGCCTGCGGCTGAGGAGCCTGCGGCAGAACCTGAGCCTGAATCTGAACCTGAGCCTGAACCTGAGCCTGAAGAGGAAGCATCTCCGCCCGCTGTCCCGGACGGCCCCTATACGCTCCGCTGCTTCTGGGATGCGGACGACGTCGACGGCGACGGGTATGCAGCCGCAGGCTCCAAGTCCTATCTCGTCGGCAGGGAACTGAACAACCGGCTCACTTGCCCGGCCGGTTACGTGCCGGCGACCGGCGACTGCGACGATTCGAGCGCCTCGATCCATCCGAGGAGGGGCGAGATCGCGTTCAACGGCGTTGACGACAACTGCAACGGCCTCACGGACGAGCCGGCGCCTGTATACCCGTCGAGCTCATCCCGCAGCTTCGAGACCTCGTTCGAGATGATCTTCAAGCTCAACGACCAGGCCGCCGCAGCGGTCGAGGGCGATCTCTACGCTGACGTCGAGTACGCGAGGCTCAGGGATTCGGCGAACGCGCAGACCCGGTCGAAGGTGTTCGTGAGCGCCTACACCTCCGGCGGGAGCAGATACGCCAAATACACCCTCGACGGGCTGAGCACGACCACGGTCTACAGGGCGAGGGTCCGCTTCTTCAGCAGGGCCGGCACCTCGTACAGCGCTCTGGGGCCTCTCTCGCCCTGGTATTACACGACAACAAACGGCACGACCGAAAAGAGCATCGTCAGGACCAAAATCGTCGTCAAGGCTCTGAAGCAGCACTCGGACGCGCTCGAGGGCAAGGTCGGCACGCTAGGCACCGTGGACGTGAACGGCACGCGCTACGGCGCAGACCATGACGAGTGGTGGTGCAGTGAATTCTATGCGTGGAACGCGAGCAGCTGGCTCAAGGGCGTGGGCTCGAAGACCTCGGTGGACGCGCTGAAGAGCTACTTCTCATACTATGACGGATATTACACGGAGGCGGATATAGGCGTGGGCGATCGCGGCGACTGGGTGAGCATTGACGGCCATCACAGCACCATGCTTCTTGCCATAGAGAAGAACGGCTCTACGAACAAGGACGACTGGTCGATCTGGACCGTGGAGGGAAACACCGGCGATTCGGGCGGCGTGCCTGTGCCTGCGAACAACGTGGGCGTGAAGAAGCGGAAGGTCTCTTCCTATGTGATGGGGCTGGGCCACATCATGAGCTCCCAGCTGCTCTGA
- the hisG gene encoding ATP phosphoribosyltransferase translates to MMMKDRSKIRMALPKGRMQEGVVSLLADAGIDVRFPKRGYRPRLSLANYEAKILKPQNIIEMLGAGSRDVGFAGADWVAELGFELTELIDTGLDPVRMVAAAPAELLEGGRLPGGRLVVASEYERLAGNWIGRERLDATLVRTYGATEVFPPEDADLIVDLVASGETLRANKLVEVAEIMRSSTRLYANPRAMDDPNSRAEIEELVMLLRSVIEARGRVMVELNVPADRLESVIEILPCMREPTMAELHGGAGYAVKAAVPRAELPRLIPEIKRRGGSDIVVMSLAQIMS, encoded by the coding sequence ATGATGATGAAGGACAGATCGAAGATCAGGATGGCGCTCCCCAAGGGACGCATGCAGGAGGGGGTAGTATCGCTCCTGGCCGACGCGGGGATCGACGTGCGTTTTCCGAAGCGCGGGTACAGGCCGCGGCTCTCTCTCGCCAACTACGAAGCTAAGATACTCAAGCCCCAGAATATCATAGAGATGCTCGGCGCAGGGTCGCGCGACGTGGGGTTCGCAGGCGCGGACTGGGTGGCGGAGCTGGGCTTTGAGCTCACGGAGCTCATCGACACCGGGCTCGATCCGGTGCGCATGGTGGCCGCGGCGCCGGCCGAGCTGCTCGAGGGCGGGAGGCTGCCCGGGGGAAGGCTCGTGGTGGCATCGGAGTACGAGAGGCTGGCGGGGAACTGGATCGGACGCGAGCGGCTGGACGCGACCCTGGTTCGCACCTACGGAGCCACCGAGGTATTCCCCCCCGAGGACGCGGACCTGATCGTCGACCTCGTGGCGTCGGGCGAGACCCTTCGCGCCAACAAGCTCGTGGAGGTGGCGGAGATCATGCGCTCCTCCACGAGGCTCTACGCGAACCCCCGCGCCATGGATGATCCGAACAGTCGCGCGGAGATCGAGGAGCTTGTCATGCTGCTCCGATCGGTCATCGAGGCGCGCGGCAGGGTGATGGTGGAGCTGAACGTCCCTGCCGACAGGCTGGAGTCGGTGATCGAGATACTGCCGTGCATGCGCGAGCCCACGATGGCGGAGCTGCACGGAGGGGCAGGCTACGCGGTAAAGGCGGCGGTGCCGCGCGCCGAGCTGCCGAGGCTGATACCGGAGATAAAGCGCAGGGGGGGCTCGGACATAGTGGTCATGAGCCTGGCGCAGATAATGTCATAG
- a CDS encoding aminotransferase class I/II-fold pyridoxal phosphate-dependent enzyme: MGERRSIMPSPAVSGMTAYSVPRHGAPIDLWLDGNEGAAPPAELIERIAAAGTEAMRRYPDARPLEERIASMIGIDPGRLIVTAGGDDAIYRALKSVLAPGRELILPEPTFEMFERYARLAGGEVARLSWAEGPYPVEDVIAGISERTAAIAVVSPNNPTGLVVSEDDLRRLSAAAPHALIVVDLAYAEFADRDLTGAALELPNAVVIRTLSKAWGLAGLRVGWAAGPAEVIGWMRAAGNPYAVSSASLAIAEERLSHRRSVGEFVSTVRSEVKRISRAIEDLGGRVLPSQANFVLAKFPDAAWVRDGLAGLGIAVRAFPGRERLEDSLRITMPGNGRDFDRLLSAIETVLAPEAIIFDIDDTLADVTESYRRSIVETARSFGAAASPADVARLKAAGNSTNDWELTWRLLGESGIEASFEEVRRRFEAIYQGTGERRGLKENESLMVDSRMLERLSRRLRLGIVTGRPRSDAAAFLAREGIDRLFSAVVAMEDGPQKPDPVPVKAALSALGASRAWMAGDTPDDMRAARAAGVLPIGVVAPSDDPEAARAALTGAGAARVFLKLSQIEEVVP, translated from the coding sequence ATGGGCGAGCGAAGATCCATAATGCCTTCGCCTGCGGTGAGCGGGATGACGGCCTACAGCGTCCCGAGGCACGGGGCGCCGATCGACCTGTGGCTCGACGGCAACGAGGGCGCGGCCCCTCCCGCGGAGCTGATCGAGCGGATAGCTGCCGCGGGCACAGAGGCGATGAGGCGCTATCCCGACGCGCGCCCTCTCGAGGAGAGGATAGCCTCTATGATCGGCATCGATCCGGGCCGCTTGATCGTCACCGCAGGAGGCGACGACGCGATATACCGCGCGCTGAAATCGGTGCTGGCCCCAGGCAGGGAGCTGATTCTGCCTGAGCCGACCTTCGAGATGTTCGAGCGCTACGCGAGGCTCGCCGGAGGCGAGGTGGCGAGGCTCTCGTGGGCGGAGGGGCCCTATCCGGTGGAGGATGTGATAGCCGGCATCAGCGAGCGCACCGCGGCGATCGCGGTGGTCTCCCCGAACAACCCGACGGGGCTCGTGGTCTCGGAGGACGATCTGAGGAGGCTTTCCGCCGCAGCCCCGCACGCCCTCATAGTCGTGGACCTTGCCTACGCGGAGTTCGCAGATCGCGACCTCACAGGGGCGGCGCTTGAGCTGCCCAACGCGGTCGTCATACGCACCCTGTCCAAGGCGTGGGGCCTGGCGGGCCTCAGGGTCGGCTGGGCTGCCGGCCCCGCCGAGGTGATCGGCTGGATGCGCGCCGCCGGAAACCCCTACGCGGTCTCCTCCGCTTCGCTGGCCATAGCGGAGGAGAGGCTCTCCCACCGGAGGAGCGTCGGCGAGTTCGTCTCGACCGTTCGATCGGAGGTGAAACGCATAAGCAGGGCGATCGAGGATCTCGGAGGCCGGGTCCTCCCCTCGCAGGCCAACTTCGTGCTGGCGAAATTCCCGGATGCAGCATGGGTGCGCGACGGGCTCGCAGGACTGGGCATAGCGGTGCGGGCGTTTCCCGGCAGGGAACGGCTCGAGGACAGCCTCAGGATCACGATGCCGGGGAACGGGAGGGATTTCGACAGGCTGCTCTCTGCGATAGAGACCGTGCTCGCCCCCGAGGCGATCATATTCGACATAGACGACACCCTCGCGGACGTTACCGAATCGTACAGGCGCTCGATCGTGGAGACAGCCCGCTCGTTTGGTGCTGCCGCCTCGCCGGCCGACGTCGCGAGGCTAAAGGCGGCAGGCAACTCGACAAACGACTGGGAGCTGACCTGGCGGCTGCTCGGGGAGTCGGGGATCGAGGCGTCGTTCGAGGAGGTACGGCGCCGGTTCGAGGCGATATACCAGGGCACGGGCGAAAGGCGCGGGCTCAAGGAGAACGAATCGCTCATGGTCGACTCGAGGATGCTCGAGCGACTCTCCCGCAGGTTGAGGCTCGGCATAGTCACCGGCAGGCCGCGCTCCGATGCGGCCGCCTTCCTCGCCAGGGAGGGGATCGACCGCCTCTTCTCCGCCGTGGTCGCCATGGAGGATGGACCGCAGAAGCCCGATCCCGTGCCCGTGAAGGCGGCGCTCTCTGCTCTCGGGGCCTCGCGCGCCTGGATGGCAGGGGACACGCCGGACGACATGCGCGCGGCCAGGGCGGCCGGCGTGCTTCCGATAGGGGTGGTCGCTCCGTCGGATGACCCTGAAGCAGCTCGGGCCGCGCTCACGGGAGCCGGGGCCGCCCGCGTGTTCTTGAAACTCTCCCAGATAGAGGAGGTGGTCCCATGA